The nucleotide window TCCCGTTTTCCCATGATCAAGTGGATCCTCCAGAAAATCGTCGGCAGCAAGAACCAGCGCGAACTCCGCCGGATTCGTCCGACCGTCGCGCGCATCAATGAAATCGAGGAGGCTCTCCAGCGCGAACCCGCGGAAAAACTCCTCGAGCTGACCGCGAAGTGGAAGGACTACCTCTCCCGCTACCACCCGCTCGTCATCGCCGCGAAGCCCCAGCTCCAGCGCATGGATGCCGCCGGCCTCGCCGAACAAGCGGCCATCATGGACGCCCGCCTCGCCCCGCTGCGTGAGGACTACACCTCCCTCCCCGGCAAGGTGCAGCCCACCGTGGAATCCATCGAGGAAGCGAAGGCCGCTTTCCACGAAATCGAGGACACCTTCATCCAGGCCCGCGCCAAGTATCTCGAGCAGATCCTTCCCGATGCCTACGCCGTCGTCAAAAACGGCGCGCGCCGCATGTGTGGCGAGAAGATCACCGTCGTCGAGCAGGAGATGACCTGGCAGATGGTCCACTTCGACGTGCAGCTCGTCGGCGGCATCGCCCTCCACCGCGGCATGATCGCGGAAATGCAGACCGGCGAGGGCAAGACCCTCACCGCCACCCTGCCCGTCTATCTCAATGCCCTCACCGGCCTCGGCGTCCACATCGTCACCGTCAATGACTACCTCGCCCGCCGTGACGCGGAGTGGATGGGCGCCCTCTATAAGTATCTCGGCCTCACCGTCGGCTGCATCCAGAACCAGATGGCTCCTTGGGACCGCCGCGAGGAATACGCCGCGGACATCACCTACGGCACCAACGCGGAATTCGGTTTCGACTACCTCCGTGACAATGGCATGGCCTCCACCAAGGACGAGCAGGTCCAGCGCGGCCACTACATCGCCGTCATTGACGAAGTGGACTCCATCCTCATTGATGAAGCCCGCACCCCGCTCATCATCTCCGGCCCGTCATCGCAATCGAGCCACCAGTTCGACAAGTACAAGCCGCTCGTGGAGCAGCTTGTGAAGCGCCAGACCCAGCTCTGCAACGACCTCGCCATCGAAGCGAAGAAGTCGCTCGAGGAAGGCGACAAGGAAGCCGCCGGCCGCGCTCTCTTCAAGATCAAGCTCGGCCAGCCGCGCAACCGCCAGCTCCTCCGCCTCATGGAGGACCCGGACATGCGCCGCCTCATCGAGAAGACCGAGCTGTCCTTCTACCAGGACGCCCAGAAGAAGGAACTCTTCGCCGTGAAGGAAGAGCTCTACTTCACCATTGATGAAAAGGGCCACGACTCCGACCTCATGGAAATGGGCCGCGAGTACCTCGCCCCCGGCGATCCGGAGTCCTTCACCCTTCCGGACCTCGGCACCCTCTTCGCCGATCTGGAGAACAACACCTCGCTCACCGAGGAGCAGAAGATCGCCAGGAAGGAGGAATACCAGGTCCGCATGGATACCCAGGCGGAGAAGATCCACAACATCTCCCAACTCCTGAAGGCCTACTGCCTCTATGAGCGCGATGTCCAGTACGTCGTCACCGAGGGCAAGGTCTGCATCGTCGATGAAAACACCGGCCGCGAGATGCCGGGCCGCCGCTGGTCGGACGGTCTCCATCAGGCCGTCGAGGCCAAGGAAGGCGTCGCCATCGAGAAGGAGACCCAGACCTTCGCCACCATCACCATCCAGAACTACTTCCGCCTCTACGAAAAGCTGGCGGGCATGACCGGCACCGCCGAAACGGAAGCCGCCGAGTTCCACGACATCTACAAGCTCGACGTGCTGCCGATCCCGCCGAACCGCCCGAACCAGCGCAAGGACGAGAACGACCAGGTCTTCAAGACCCGCCGCGAGAAATACAACGCCGTGCTCGCCAAGATCGAGGCCGCCCACGCCAAGGGCCAGCCGATCCTCGTCGGCACCGCCTCCGTGGACGCGTCCGAGACCGTCTCGCGCATGCTCAAGCGCAGCAAGATCCCGCACACCGTCCTCAACGCGAAGTACCACCAGCAGGAGGCCGAGATCGTCATGCGCGCCGGCCAGAAGGGTGCCGTCACCGTCTCCACCAACATGGCGGGCCGCGGCACCGACATCAAACTCGGGCCGGAAGTCCCCGAGCTCGGCGGCCTCTTCGTCATCGCCACCGAGCGTTACGAATCCCGCCGTGTCGACCGCCAGCTCCGCGGCCGTTGTTCCCGCCAGGGCGACCCGGGCCGCAGCCAGTTCTTCATCTCCTTCGAGGATGACCTGATGCGCAACTTCGCCGCCGCCGACCGCATGACCGCCATGATGGAGCGCTTCGGCATGCAGGAGGGCGAGGCCCTCGAGCACTCCTGGCTCAACAAGTCCGTCGAGACCGCCCAGAAGCGCGTCGAACAGCGCAACTACACCTGGCGCAAGCGCGTCCTCGAGTTCGATGACGTGATGAACAAGCAGCGCGAGGTCGTTTACGGCTATCGCAATGAAGTCCTCACCACCGAGACCCCCCGCGACCTCGTCAATGAGATCATCGAGAAGGTCATCCCCGCCAAGGTGAACGAGTATCTCGCGGACCGCGATGCCGGTTCCCCGGACTACAACGAGCTCCTCCACTGGGTCAATGCCACCCTCCCCATCCGCGTCGATGCGGAGGACGTGAGCATCACCAACCACACCGAGGACGAGATCGCCGCGGAGCTGGTGAAGCGCGTGAAGGAAACCTACGAGCGCCGCATCGAGAACCTCCCGCCGGAAGTGCTCGATCAGGAAGAGCGCCGCATGGTCCTCGTCGCCATCGACAAGCAGTGGCAGAACCACCTCTACAACATGGACGCGCTGCGCGAGGGCGTGCAGCTCCGCGCCCAGGGCCAGAAGGATCCGCTCATCGAGTACAAGACGGAGGCCTACGACCTCTTCGTCAACCTGATGACCAGCATCGACCAGGAAGCGCTGCAGAACCTCTTCCGCTCCGCCTCCAACCTCGAGGCCTTCCTCCGCCAGCTCCAGAGCATGCCGCAGGAACTCCACGGCCCCGAGGAAACCGGCCCCGCCATCGGCTACGAGAACATCGCCACCACCGGCAGCTCCGCCAATCTCGACCCCTCCACGCTTCCGTCGCCGGAAGGCAGCCAGCAGCTCAAGCTGAACCTGCCCAAGCGCCGCCCCAGCTTCGAGATCGAATCCGCGGGCCGCAATGCCCTCTGCCCCTGCGGCTCCGGCAAGAAGTACAAGCAGTGCTGCGGCCGCGAAGCTTGATTCG belongs to Luteolibacter ambystomatis and includes:
- the secA gene encoding preprotein translocase subunit SecA, whose protein sequence is MIKWILQKIVGSKNQRELRRIRPTVARINEIEEALQREPAEKLLELTAKWKDYLSRYHPLVIAAKPQLQRMDAAGLAEQAAIMDARLAPLREDYTSLPGKVQPTVESIEEAKAAFHEIEDTFIQARAKYLEQILPDAYAVVKNGARRMCGEKITVVEQEMTWQMVHFDVQLVGGIALHRGMIAEMQTGEGKTLTATLPVYLNALTGLGVHIVTVNDYLARRDAEWMGALYKYLGLTVGCIQNQMAPWDRREEYAADITYGTNAEFGFDYLRDNGMASTKDEQVQRGHYIAVIDEVDSILIDEARTPLIISGPSSQSSHQFDKYKPLVEQLVKRQTQLCNDLAIEAKKSLEEGDKEAAGRALFKIKLGQPRNRQLLRLMEDPDMRRLIEKTELSFYQDAQKKELFAVKEELYFTIDEKGHDSDLMEMGREYLAPGDPESFTLPDLGTLFADLENNTSLTEEQKIARKEEYQVRMDTQAEKIHNISQLLKAYCLYERDVQYVVTEGKVCIVDENTGREMPGRRWSDGLHQAVEAKEGVAIEKETQTFATITIQNYFRLYEKLAGMTGTAETEAAEFHDIYKLDVLPIPPNRPNQRKDENDQVFKTRREKYNAVLAKIEAAHAKGQPILVGTASVDASETVSRMLKRSKIPHTVLNAKYHQQEAEIVMRAGQKGAVTVSTNMAGRGTDIKLGPEVPELGGLFVIATERYESRRVDRQLRGRCSRQGDPGRSQFFISFEDDLMRNFAAADRMTAMMERFGMQEGEALEHSWLNKSVETAQKRVEQRNYTWRKRVLEFDDVMNKQREVVYGYRNEVLTTETPRDLVNEIIEKVIPAKVNEYLADRDAGSPDYNELLHWVNATLPIRVDAEDVSITNHTEDEIAAELVKRVKETYERRIENLPPEVLDQEERRMVLVAIDKQWQNHLYNMDALREGVQLRAQGQKDPLIEYKTEAYDLFVNLMTSIDQEALQNLFRSASNLEAFLRQLQSMPQELHGPEETGPAIGYENIATTGSSANLDPSTLPSPEGSQQLKLNLPKRRPSFEIESAGRNALCPCGSGKKYKQCCGREA